One window of Magallana gigas chromosome 2, xbMagGiga1.1, whole genome shotgun sequence genomic DNA carries:
- the LOC105320794 gene encoding uncharacterized protein: MALCNIFLKSLIFIQSVNSGLGLSCVKCTYLSNVDLTQITDATTLAVINGVISSSYSAASCDTATLGSSATQVSDATCQEPSDTVRTGCLNITGSLVFTELVGLPGVNVTGNVVHRDCANQTTFSSGCISKTQGNWSDLPWYQSFSLLHPLVSAGEFTGEVCLSDVQGGNKAPITETLGPLMIAFCICVAHYLIF, encoded by the exons ATGGCGTTGTGCAACATATTcctaaaaagtttaatttttattcagtcAGTGAATTCAG gaCTGGGTCTGTCGTGTGTAAAATGCACGTATCTAAGCAACGTGGATCTCACCCAGATCACTGATGCTACCACCTTGGCAGTGATTAATGGCGTGATATCGTCCTCGTACTCTGCAGCGTCTTGTGACACAGCCACCCTGGGAAGCAGCGCTACCCAGGTGTCGGATGCCACCTGCCAGGAGCCCTCGGACACCGTCCGTACTGGTTGTTTGAATATAACCGGCTCTTTGGTATTTACAGAGCTAGTTGGATTACCAG GTGTCAATGTAACAGGGAATGTTGTCCACAGAGATTGTGCAAATCAGACGACATTCAGCAGCGGATGTATCAGTAAAACACAGGGGAATTGGTCAGACTTGCCTTGGTATCAGTCGTTTTCTCTCTTACATCCCTTGGTATCTGCTGGAGAATTTACCGGTGAGGTCTGCCTCTCAGACGTCCAGGGAGGAAACAAAGCGCCAATAACAGAAACGCTGGGACCACTGATGATTGCATTTTGTATTTGTGTTGCACATTATCTCATTTTTTAG
- the LOC105341822 gene encoding uncharacterized protein: protein MATTSIFIFQALVSLSLCQNPFSITTYSNGTYSLYVNGKEWLKSAPTFFRDSGKLFTAEDGSLKLFYTVHEVGVDKLGNFTTSDYLYWAGKKEMFVSIRQYDHDPNLVVFIQNYTDGASGAKADSFDKIISGFPGFQVQDGPVNRGYLSFGGYMLGDTHKSIGKWGDQTKDIRDGLTGGPLVIFDEEGNTLIISPLSEFMVASNWQDREVGGNIYWGLMGGIDEVPYHYTYMTIVCYAKGINKAFEKWGTALRKLYGSKENSLAQDLTLHRAGYWTDNGAYYYYKTEPQKNYEQTMLDLLNKTVFTFNYFQFDSWWYYKGLAGGVKLWEPRTDVFPHGLGYIYNKTSSLLALHNRYWSADTQYAKQNGGAYNFIVEDTGALPVDQIFWNDLLNKTLTWGLVMYEQDWLNVQFDKIKALKTNLTLGKMWLTQMNEAAKTNDVFIQYCMANPRHALQSLTLSQVTQARVSDDYSPGGEQWRIGVSSMFAYALGLAPSKDTFWTTDVQPGNRYKKSEPYTELNALVATLSTGPYGPSDMAGHIDYRLINKTCIYFGQLMHPSKPATAMDIQIIKQAFESLKMEIWSTYSMNMFKNTSLNWGTILAVETSGNVTLKYKDMDFLTPGVSYLVYDYKDVSSFREFKTSDNLVLPNNCTKSEFCLFHFVPKLEYGNNEIYMLGDVSKWIPASSTRIRSIVYQEADLLINLWGGANEEITIHYVFNGKLKSSTCPIKTTGWNCISMLTGKCVY, encoded by the exons ATGGCTACAACcagtattttcatatttcaag CTTTGGTTTCCTTATCACTATGCCAAAATCCATTTTCAATAACAACTTACTCCAACGGTACATACTCCCTGTACGTCAATGGAAAAGAGTGGCTCAAGAGTGCGCCCACCTTCTTCAGAGACAGTGGCAAGTTGTTCACTGCTGAAGATGGGAGTCTTAAGCTGTTCTACACCGTTCACGAAGTGGGAGTGGACAAATTGGGCAATTTCACTACATCGGATTATCTATATTGGgctggaaaaaaagaaatgtttgtatCCATTAGACAATACGACCATGATCCGAATTTGGTAGTGTTTATTCAG AACTATACCGATGGAGCTAGTGGCGCAAAAGCtgattcatttgataaaatcataTCCGGGTTCCCAGGATTTCAAGTTCAAGATGGCCCCGTTAACAGAGGTTATCTTTCCTTTGGAGGATATATGTTGGGTGATACGCACAAAAGTATAGGAAA ATGGGGAGACCAAACAAAAGATATAAGAGACGGACTAACGGGAGGACCCCTGGTTATATTTGACGAAGAGGGTAACACGTTGATTATCTCCCCTCTCTCTGAATTTATGGTGGCCTCAAACTGGCAGGATAGAGAAGTCGGAGGGAACATATACTGGGGCCTGATGGGAGGGATAGACGAGGTGCCATATCACTACACCTACATGACGATAGTCTGCTACGCCAAGGGGATCAATAAG gCTTTTGAAAAATGGGGAACAGCTTTAAGAAAACTATATGGAAGCAAAGAGAATTCCCTGGCACAAGATCTTACACTACACAGGGCCGGTTACTGGACAGACAATG GAGCATACTACTATTACAAGACTGAACCACAGAAGAATTATGAACAAACAATGTTGGATCTTTTGAACAAAACAGTGTTCACGTTTAA CTACTTTCAGTTTGACTCCTGGTGGTATTACAAAGGGCTAGCCGGTGGGGTGAAGCTTTGGGAGCCACGTACAGATGTATTTCCTCACGGTCTTGG ATATATCTACAACAAAACGTCTTCTTTATTGGCACTTCATAATCGATATTG GTCAGCGGATACTCAATATGCTAAACAAAACGGAGGGGCTTACAACTTCATTGTTGAGGATACGGGCGCATTGCCAGTGGACCAG ATATTCTGGAATGATCTTCTTAACAAAACTTTAACTTGGGGACTTGTTATGTACGAGCAA GATTGGTTGAACgttcaatttgataaaataaaagccCTCAAAACGAACCTGACATTGGGAAAAATGTGGCTCACCCAAATGAATGAGGCTGCGAAGACCAACGACGTGTTTATACAGTACTGCATGGCAAACCCTCGCCACGCACTGCAGTCTCTTACTCTCTCGCAAGTAACGCAG GCACGAGTCAGCGACGACTACTCACCCGGCGGAGAACAATGGCGGATCGGAGTGTCGTCCATGTTTGCTTACGCTTTAGGATTGGCGCCATCAAAAGATACATTCTGGACAACAGACGTACAACCAGGAAATCGTTACA AGAAATCCGAACCTTATACGGAACTAAATGCGTTAGTCGCCACCCTTTCTACTGGTCCTTATGGCCCAAGTGATATGGCAGGCCATATTGATTACCGTCTTATCAacaa AACCTGTATCTATTTTGGACAACTAATGCATCCATCAAAACCAGCAACTGCAATGGATATTCAAATCATAAAG CAAGCATTTGAATCTTTGAAAATGGAAATCTGGTCCACGTATAGCAtgaatatgtttaaaaacaCAAGCTTGAACTGGGGAACGATACTAGCAGTTGAAACCTCTGGAAATgttacactaaaatataaagaCATGGACTTTCTG ACCCCTGGGGTGTCCTATTTAGTCTATGATTACAAGGACGTGTCATCTTTCCGAGAATTTAAGACGTCTGATAATTTGGTGCTTCCAAACAATTGCACCAAATCTGAGTTTTGTCTTTTCCACTTTGTTCCCAAATTAGAATATGG AAACAACGAAATATACATGTTAGGAGATGTAAGTAAATGGATTCCGGCTTCAAGCACCAGAATCAGATCCATTGTGTATCAGGAGGCGGATCTCTTAATCAATCTGTGGGGTGGAGCAAATGAGGAAATCACCATACACTACGTGTTCAATGGTAAACTAAAATCTAGCACGTGTCCAATAAAGACTACTGGTTGGAACTGCATTTCCATGCTTACTGGAAAATGTGTATATTGA
- the LOC105341749 gene encoding arylsulfatase B: MMKTLASVITLLATLCLSKCQTTKPHILLIIADDFGYNDIGYHGSEIKTPNLDKLAGEGVKLENYYVQPICTPSRSQLMSGRYQIHTGLQHGVIRPPQPNGLPLDSAILPQKLKEVGYSTHAVGKWHLGFYKEEYLPTNRGFDSHFGYLTGAEDYFKHDRCFGAMCGTDLRDNMNPANYTGVYSTHLFAQKAAEVVNNHNTDKPLFLYLPFQSVHGPLQVPEQYTKPYMHIQDKQRRTYAGMVSAMDEAIGNLTDVFKKREMWNNTLMVFSTDNGGQIHAGGNNFPLRGWKDSLWEGGVHGVGFVHGQMLKRKGSVSRDLIHVSDWFPTLISMVGGTLNGTKPLDGMDQWKTISEGSSPGPRQSILHNIDPMYPPVGQRVPSSPFDNRIRAAVRMGDWKLVTGFPGNGSWVPPPHMDSITLSKDSASKNIWLFNITEDPNEHNDVSGTYQHVVINMLELLAQYNKTAVPCRYPAMDSKANPKYHGGYWGPWE; this comes from the exons ATGATGAAGACGCTAGCCTCGGTCATCACTCTGCTGGCCACCTTATGTCTCTCAAAATGTCAGACGACAAAACCACACATCCTGTTGATAATAGCAGACGATTTTGGTTACAACGACATCGGGTATCATGGTTCTGAGATAAAGACGCCGAATTTAGACAAGCTTGCGGGAGAAGGCGTTAAGCTGGAGAATTACTACGTGCAGCCGATATGTACACCCTCAAGAAGTCAACTCATGTCTGGACGATatcag ATACACACTGGTCTTCAGCACGGAGTCATACGCCCTCCACAACCTAACGGTTTACCCCTAGACAGTGCAATACTGCCACAGAAACTGAAGGAAGTGGGATACTCAACACATGCAGTAGGAAAATGGCATCTCGGGTTTTACAAGGAGGAGTATCTGCCAACAAATAGAGGATTTGATTCTCATTTCG GATACTTAACAGGAGCAGAAGACTACTTCAAACACGACCGCTGTTTTGGCGCCATGTGTGGGACCGATCTTCGTGACAACATGAATCCTGCTAATTACACAGGAGTCTACTCTACACACTTGTTTGCCCAAAAAGCAGCAGAAGTAGTCAACAACCACAATACAGACAAG CCCCTTTTCTTGTATCTGCCTTTTCAATCTGTACATGGGCCATTACAAGTTCCTGAACAGTACACAAAGCCTTATATGCACATACAGGACAAACAGAGACGAACATATGCCG GGATGGTTTCGGCAATGGACGAAGCTATTGGGAACTTGACTGATGTGTTCAAGAAAAGGGAGATGTGGAATAACACGCTGATGGTATTCTCAACTG ACAATGGAGGTCAAATTCATGCAGGGGGAAACAACTTCCCTCTTCGCGGGTGGAAGGATTCCTTGTGGGAGGGAGGCGTGCATGGAGTAGGGTTTGTTCACGGCCAGATGTTGAAGAGGAAAGGGTCGGTGTCACGAGACTTGATTCACGTCTCTGATTGGTTCCCAACTCTCATTTCCATGGTGGGAGGAACCTTGAACGGAACCAAACCATTGGATGGAATGGACCAATGGAAAACAATAAG TGAAGGTTCATCCCCTGGTCCAAGGCAGTCCATTCTTCACAACATTGACCCTATGTACCCGCCGGTGGGCCAGAGGGTGCCCAGCAGCCCATTCGACAACAGAATACGGGCGGCGGTCAGAATGGGCGACTGGAAACTGGTCACTGGATTTCCAG gaaaTGGAAGTTGGGTTCCGCCTCCTCATATGGATTCCATAACTTTATCTAAAGACTCAGCATCTAAGAACATCTGGCTCTTCAACataacggaagaccctaacgaACACAATGACGTATCGGGCACCTATCAGCACGTAGTTATAAACATGTTGGAGTTGTTAGCCCAGTACAATAAAACAGCTGTACCTTGTCGATATCCGGCCATGGACAGCAAAGCTAATCCAAAGTATCATGGTGGATATTGGGGACCATGGGAATAA
- the LOC117681866 gene encoding uncharacterized protein, which yields MILCNIFLRSLIFILSVNSGLSLSCVKCTYLSNVDLSQITDAPTLAVMDGVISSSYSAASCNTATLGSSATQVSDATCQEPLDSVRTGCLNITGSLIFTELVGLPGVHVTSDVVHRDCANQTDWESGCHIETKKNMMSIPWNSSFTLLHTLVSAGEFTGQVCITDIHRGASITETPEPLMLTAVLFLHILSSWRLL from the exons ATGATTTTGTGTAACATATTCTTAAgaagtttgatttttattctgTCTGTGAATTCAG GACTGAGTCTGTCCTGTGTAAAATGTACGTATCTCAGCAACGTGGATCTCTCTCAGATCACTGATGCTCCCACCTTGGCAGTGATGGATGGTGTGATATCGTCCTCGTACTCTGCAGCGTCGTGTAACACAGCCACCCTGGGAAGCAGCGCTACACAGGTGTCGGACGCCACCTGCCAGGAGCCCTTGGACTCTGTTCGTACTGGTTGTTTGAATATAACCGGATCTTTGATATTTACAGAGCTAGTTGGATTACCAG GTGTCCATGTAACAAGTGACGTGGTTCACAGAGATTGTGCTAATCAGACCGATTGGGAAAGTGGGTGTCATattgaaacaaagaaaaatatgatgaGCATACCATGGAATTCATCGTTTACTCTCCTGCACACATTGGTATCAGCTGGAGAATTCACCGGTCAGGTCTGCATAACCGATATCCATAGAGGAGCGTCAATCACAGAAACTCCGGAACCGCTCATGCTCACCGCCGTcctttttttacacattttatcaTCTTGGAGACTCCTGTAG